In Oryctolagus cuniculus chromosome 18, mOryCun1.1, whole genome shotgun sequence, the DNA window CCACGTGCCCACTCTCGGGACAGACAGGCTGTGTTGCAGGCGGGATCCTAAGACTAGATTTGTCAAGTGCCCAGGCTCCCTCTGCGGCTCCTGGAGGTCTCTGCTCACACTGGCATCTGAGCCTCGGCGGTGAGGGGACGGGGCAGGGGCTCTTGACATCCCGCTTATCCTTAGAGTGAGGCAGggatccggaggcaggagcctggggaaAGGCCTCCTAACTGGCTGAGCCAAGGGCTAAGCTCACAATGTTCAGGTGAGCAAGCGCACTCAGCAcgggctggggagaggcagaggccccAGACCGGAGCAACCGCTACCCGGTGCTGAGCTTCCCCGGCCACCCAGGCAGCTCCAGAAGGGCTGACGGAGAGGGCGATGAACACCACCAAGAGCAGAACAAGCTGGCACTGTACATGTGGTACCACCAGGCAGGGGGCTCATCAAAAACACTCAGACCCAAACTCATTCAGGCCTTCGGACCAACTCCAGGCTTACAGGAAACACACAAAGGAACACACCAGACTGTGGGACTTCTCCGAGACAATTCACCCGGACTGTCCAAAAAGTCAGTGTCAAGAAAGACAAAGGCAGGGATGGAGAGAAAATTCTAGAAGAGGCTAAAGGGAGATAACCACACACAGTATATATACCTGGAGCCtgaattaaaaaccaaaaacctgTGAATGACATTTGGGGGCTATCCACATgactgggtcttttttttttttttttaagatttatttattttatttgaaagagttacatagagggcagagagagagagagaggtcttccatctgatggttcactccccaactggctgcaacagccggagctgcgctgatctgaagccaggagccaggagcttcttccgggtctcccacgtgggtgcaggggcccaaggacttgggccatcttctactgctttcccaggcacagcagagagctggatcggaagtggagtagccgggttttgaaccagcgcctatatgggatgccagcgcttcaggccagggcattaacccactgcaccacagcgccagccgcagtgaCTGGGTCTAAAATGGCTATTGAGGATGCTCGGAATTTGGATGAGAGCCATGGTAGTTATACAGGCTCACTCTTACAGACACAGGATACGTTTCTGCAGCTTAATCCTcaaatgcatttatatttatatattcacacATAGACACGGCCAGTATTGCAACATGTCAGTGAAGAGCTGAATTTATTGGTCGTGGTAAGTATtcaattccttcctttcttctttttctaaagatttatttatttatttgaaaggcagaaagacagataatcttccatcgctggttcactcctcaagcagCCACAAAAGTgtgcgctgggccaggctgcagtgagGAGCCCGGAACCCCATCTGGCTTCctctctcccacatggtggcaggggccaagcacctgagccatcttcctttgctttcccagggagcagctggggctccaaccagcactcaaatgggatccCAGGGTCGCAGGCAGCCCTTTAACCTCTTAATCCACCCTTCcccattcctccctcctccccccccttttttttacacTTGCAGCTCTTCCTCATCAAAGTACTGGGAGAGATTTTACAGATAAATAAACTGTACCTCACTGATTCTCTCTGCACTCGCCATCACTGTCCCTTCCCAAAGTCCAAAAGAGTCCATCACAATGAAAGATGCCAAGGCATGTTGGGAAACGAATATAAATTAAGGGTTTATTACAAAATGCAAAACATTAGcttctcactgtcagtaactgAACAAACGGCTGTGCACTCTGCACGGAGCTGGGGGCAGACGTGGTAAGTCGGGGCCGGCAGCCAGGCTCAGGAGCGAGCTGACAGGCACTGATTGACAACCTCCAGCAGGTGCGTGTTCTCCAGCGCGGCCGCCACCCGCTCCTTATCGGCAAGCTGCTTGTTcactgtgggagggagggagggagggagtgggaaggtgGGTCAGAGCGTCAGGCGCGCTCACCTCTGGGACCGGGTATAGGCTGCGTCCCCATCAACAAGGCGCCTCCTTCCCGGGTCCCCAACCTCCTGAGCTCACATCTACTCTGCCCTCTTGGGATCCCTCCCACCTGGCTGCCCCTGCTAGCCCAGCGCTGGCCTGGGCCACCACTTTCACTGAGAGGTCTCTGGCAACTGCATTCCTGCGATCTCACCCTCAAAGCCACCGTGGCGAGGGGAAAGCCTCACGCGGGCTGGGGCCCCAGGCTGCCGCCCGCGCTGCCAGCCCCCACTTACCCGCGTGCTCAGAGGCATGGGTCCCTGGAGTAATGTGCACGTCCATCTGGGAAGGAGACAACCGGAGCCTGAACACCCACGCAGCTCCCACCCttctgccccgcccccacggccCTCCAGCCGACCCTTCCTCCTAATCATAGCTCTGGGTCCCGGTCCTTCTGTTAAAGCCGAATCTCACCCACAGCCACTCCGAAGAACTGGTCACCCACTGCTGACTCAGAGGCCCACTGGCCAGACCTTTCACAGCTGTCTACTGCGCTGGCCGCCACACTCCACACGTCTGTGAGATCCTTCCAGGCCCCACCCCGAGGTCTTGTCCATGTTCACGCCCTTTTGTGCCCCTTCCTCCAGTTACAGACCCTGGCGCCTGTCTCACCGCAGGGGACTCGGATGCCACTGACCTTGAAACGCTGGGGAAGGGACCGCAGAAGCTTGACCTTGATGGACAGGCCAATAAGGGTGGCCATGCTGCAGTGCGGAATAGTGGGGGTGAAGGCCACAGCCACTGTGCTCTCGGGGTCGCTGACCTGTTGTGGGAGGGAGATGTGGAGGGAGGGGGGGGTCACACCCGGCCCCAGGCCAGACACGCTCTTTTCAGTTTGTTACTCTGCACACGGCGTCCGAATTCTCTGGGCCTCGGCTTCATCATCCACACAATGGGCACAACTACCCTCTCTCCCATGTGTCCGTGGCCGCTGGTGCCCAGCTGGGGCTCTCCGGCTCTCTCAAGCCGCCCTTCTCCGAGGCTGCGAGTGACTCACCTGAACCCGGACTTGCTCTACTACGTTCAACTCCTCCAGGGTCAGCGGATGCTCCGGATCATTGATGGAGCGAATAAGATGTGGCAAGTGAAGGAAAAGGACCCCGTGTCGCCGCCCTCTGCCAGGGACGCCCGGCCCCGACACGGCTCCAAAGGTTGCTGCACATCACTCCCCCATCCCCACCGCCCGCCCCAGGCCCCCGCGACCCCGCCCGCTCCCTGCAGCGGCGGATATCGAAGATCTCGCGTGCGTCAATGCTATCCGGAACCTGCTCGTCCTCCTCCCCCGCCGTCACCGGCCGCTCCCCTGAGCGCTCGTAGATGAGGGGGTTAGCGTTCTCCAGGAGGCCGCCCCCCATGCCGCCACCCCCCACCATCGCGGGACTACTGCGCCAAGCCCCAGTCGGCGCGCGCTTCCGTTTCTACCCGCGCACTTCCGGGGAACAGGAAGGGGGCGTGGCGCGGCGACGGGGTCGCGCGAGGGACACGCCGCGCTGCCGTTGCCCGACCTGGCGTTTGAGAGAGGCTGCGGTTTCAGAGTGCCGGGTTCTTGGACCCGGGAAAATGCTGATCGCTCTCGCAGTGGCGCCCTGAGGGGACCCCGGCGGTGCTGGCTGTCCGAGCCCCTGCAGAGCTGGAATGAATGTAGAGGTCAAAGCCAGTTCTAGGAAAGCTAAAGGCGGTCCGAGGTGGAGCCCGGCGCCACCTTCTCGGGGCTGTCACACTGGGGGCTCGCTCCCGTAGCCAGGCCGGGCCGCTCCTGCTTTGGCAAGGTTCTTGGTGTTTCCGGAAACCCCCAGGAGACGCACCTGCCTCTCCGCTGCATCATAAAACCAGTAGTGCCCAGAGTTCCGTAGAAAGCTTTGCAAAGTGAATAAACGAGGGGAACGCGATCTGGTGGGAGAGGGGGACGCGGACAACCCCCGGGGTGGGTCCTTAGGAAGTGCCACGGCCACAGGTGCgtttcacacttgatcttagccgaaaggccaagaagcaatcaCACGGGCGTTTCAAAAGGAACGAAAGCCCTGGCGAAGCAGGGAGCGCACCCGCGGAAACCCCCAGACCGTGGGCGGCAAGGGGACGGGGACCCAGTCGGCGGCCAGTCCTGAGGCAAGGTGCTTTCCGGAGAGGCACGGTTaccacccctgccccctctgcTCCAGCTGCAAATGGGGCCCATTTCCCATTTGTGGGGATTTTAATCAAGCACCTCCTCCCAGAAGGCCTCTTGGGTCCTCCAGTTACAGCTTCATCCACCGCAGGCTCGCACCTGGGTCTTCGGTGCTCCTAAGGGTTTGGGGGTTAGGGTTGGGCCCCCAGCTGCATTTACTCCACGTTCTCTGGGAGTGAGAActgaaagcagagctacagataaAGTGCAAGACTGGGAGCAGGATTTACTTAAACAGATTAAAGAGATAGTACACAATTAGAGGTGGATGCGAGCAGCCTCAGAAGAAAGAATTGCCCCTATCCCAGCTTGGGAGCCCCCTTTACCAGTAGAGGgtggtgccctaattgaatatacaaataggGTGGAGCGTAGGCGGGGCTCGGGACTCCTGAGGTCTCTGGGAGGGTTCTGGGGCAGCTCAGCAAACTTACTCTGTATCTTCAGCGGGATGAGGAGGCTCAGGTGCACCACGGCAAGCTGGGTGTGTGGACTGGCACGAAAGAAGTGGGCCTCTTAGTGGAGCAGGGCAAAGGCAGAAATTGCTGGAAGGCCCTCAGCTGCTTTAAGTCCACATCACAAGGTCAGTGAACTAAGGGACTCCAAGATCAACCTGGAGGCTCCCTGGTACCGaagccagggcagaggggagagggctaTGCcacacctgctggctcctgggtcccCCTGCGACCTCTGCTGACACTGACCcggcctgctgcctgccagcaccAAACTCCCCCCTGGAGGAGGCCGGATCTGCACAGTGGCATCTAGGGAACAGCAGAGCTAAGCGGAGCTGCCTCTGACCCTGCTTTGGCTTCGACTCGTCTGGCGGCCTGGGGCTCCTACTTCTTTTTGGCAGGGGCCAGGGTGAGGCTCCATGGGCAGCGACAGGGACCTGGCTCAGACCTGCCCGATTCTGCAGTTACAGCCGAGACGCAGGAAGCTGTGGATGTGAGAGCTGGTGGATGTGACAGCTTGGCCGGATCACCCtaggcccgggggtgggggtgcaggtgggggCCCTGAGCTCAgagagggctggggctgcccaagTCCACCTGACAGCAGAGGAGCAAGCACTGGGATAACAACAGCCTTGGGGCGATGGAGGGAGTTGGGACCTGGGGACGCCTTGCACTGCTTGGGCCTGGAGCTGGCTCTGTGCCCCTGGAATGACAACAATAAGACCTTTCAGCTGCCGCTGGCCCTCAGTATGTCACACCCTGAGCCAGAGACAATTTGGCCCTCTCTGAAGGCACCTGAGACAAAAATTACTGACCCTGGGAGCTCAGAGGCAACCCATTTGATCCGCAAGGACACAGCAGGTCACCATGCAGCCCTCCCCTGGAGAGAAGGCCATGCTCGGCCACCAGGGCAAAGAGGATGGCACTCCGTGACCTTCAACCCAGCACCAGCATCACTGGCATCGACAACGATGCGTGGGACTGGGTCCTCCCCAAGTGAGCCCCAGTCCCCGGGCCCCTGAGGGCCCGAGGAGGCTCATGAATGGCCCCCCGCACTCCTATCTGGAGACTCTCCCCTCCACCCAGGGCATGGGCCCAGGACACATGGGAAggaaacagacagagaggccAGCCAGGCTGTAacggagaaaacagcagagatggCAGTGAGGTTCCTGGGCcttggcagagggagagagaagcctgCAGCCACCTGCCCATACACTGACCCCGCGAGCTAAGTCTGGGCTGCATTTGTGTTTACAGATGGGGACCTTTCCTTTTATGGCCAAGCCATATTCCTTTGGGTGTGTGTACTATGTATGCCTCATACACTCACCTGTCAGTAGACACCGGGTTCCTTCTGCATCTTGGATATTGTGAAAATtgactgcaataaacatggaagtgtaGGTGTATCTTCcgtataccaatgccatcttcgGATATATACCCAGTCGCAGCAATTGTAGATTGTATGTAGTTCCACATTGAAATATCTGGAAAAactccatacagttttccatcgTGACTCTCCTAGGTTACGTTCCCACTAGCAGTGTGGAAGAGTTCCCTTTGTCCGtgtcctcgccagcatttgtgaTTTTCTGCCTTTTTCGTAATAGCTATTGTGAGATGAGGTCTCCTTCTGGCTTTATTTTGCACTTCGCTGAGAATCAGTGAAGTGGAGCCATTTCTTCACACACCTGTTGTCCTTTTGTATATTGCTCTCTCTATTGAAATCATTTGCCCATTAAAATGTATCTAtcatttgagacacagagatggaaagacaatGGGCTCCCACACGCTGGGCcacttccaaatgtctgcaattgcctggaaccaaagctgggagccaggaactcgattcATTTCTCCCACGTGGCAGATGGAGATCCGATCACTTGAGtcattgctgctgcttccccgggtttgcattatcaggaagctggtatCGGCATTTGGAGCGGGCATTAAATCCAGTCACTACCTTATGAGATGCAGCCACCCTAACCAGCGTCTTAATTGCCAGGCTAATGACTCCCCCAGTCTCCCCACTTTGTAAATCAGTTTTCTTGgtttgggggctggcagtgtggtacagcagttagccagcacctgcagtgccagcgtcccatctgggtgctgctccacttctgatccagctccttgctaatgtgcctgggaaaacactgggagatgaaccaagtcattgggctcctgccacccatgtgggagacccagatggacttccaggttcctgacttcggcctggtccagccctgaccattgggggacatttggggagtgaaccagcagatgggagagtttctctctctctctatttctctctgtgtaactctgcctttcaaaaaaaaacacatttaaatatgTTGACTTGATTTTTGCTGTTGAGATATTCATGAATCCCTTCCCAGATAAACAGTCTaatctatttttcattctttgttgtactgaagtttctcagcttgatgtaatcccatttgtctattattgattttgttgtctgtgcttttggggtcttatctaaaaaaaaaaaacacaaataaacaacaacaacaaaaaaaaccccttGCCTATCCAGTGTAGTAAAGTGTTTCCTCTGTTTTCATTCTTAGTTTCACAGTTTTAGGTCTTATGTAACTCCAATCaattttttagttgatttttatatatactgAGATAAAGGGGTCTAGTTTATTCTTCTACCTATAGATATTCAATTTTCTCAGGACAATTTATTGGAGAGAGTGTCTTTTCTCTAATGTATGTTCTTTGCAACTTTggcaaaaatcagttggctgagaacagcattgtggcacatgtggttaagccaccacttgggatgttggATCCCATATTAgtgcatcagtttgagtcctcgctgctccacttctgatccagcaccctgctaacgtggctaggaaagcagcagatgacgactcaagtatttgggtccctgacaccaatgtaggagaccagtatggagtttcaggctcctggctttgactgggcccagctgttgtggccatttagggagtaacccagcagaaggaagatttctttctctaactctgcttttcagataaacaactctttaaaaaatcaatttgtcACTGGAggaaaggctgtggaagccctggGGTttttgtcttcatgcaagaaagaattcagatgtgagacagagagcagagtaaTATTACTGGGGgatagggcatccgtcagaatggaagggagagagagagagagcgcccagtcaCTTGGACTGAGGGAGAACAGGTTACAACATTGAGTGGAGAGAATTAGGCGagcaggcggctcagcagagaggcagaggactgaGCGCATAGCCTGTTTGGACTCCTTGGTTTCTAAAGGAGCCTGTTTACccaccttcccctctcctccaagacaaaggatggagagtcttggaggaagggtttgttgggtgaaaattagcaaattcctccccagatttgctgggcctggcagagcagaggggcttcccttagggcgtCTGAGAAGGTTTTGTTGCCCcgtgttatcaggtcaggtaacccatctGGTCCCCAGGAGAGAGaatcctgggagctttccttgggggaagggctgggaccacctgggaggttatcagggtctgggcaggatgtgaagtgcaggatgctgggcttctggggcttccacagcaggtgctggtcttcacacacacagaggctaaaCTTCTAACTTCCCACCTAACAGATATGTTACCAGAGAACTGCCGAGtccttgtctttgtgcaagaaagaattcaggcatgagacagagtaagtggaaagcaaatagcaaggtttattagggcagggacatccaaaagaacggatgggcacctctccagacagaacctgagagagtgcccagttgcttgGACTGGgtgagagcgaggttacatggttgagtgaagagaatacacctgggcaggccaggcggcaGCTCAGctgaggggcagagggcagagcgcCCAGgccggttgaggctgggggtttttaaggggatggaccttgcctttccctcctctcctcctggaacaaaggactttttggattaaatacaaaaaattcctttctgagttttcccctgaagttatgagacagggggaagcctggctggcatcgccAGGCCTTAGAGGAAGGATTGTTATCCGGTAGAAGGGGCAGGCGTtagaagtgcagatactgggctgcaacAGGAAGGTtatatcgggatgactttgagttGCAGATGCTgatgtcaactccttaggcctttgtcacacccccgtaagctcatatctgacttcctacctaacagataCACTTCTGGGCTCTGAGCCCAAGGAGAATTAAGGACGCAGGTAGCACAtgatggggcaggggcagggtgatGGCCTGATCCA includes these proteins:
- the CIAO2B gene encoding cytosolic iron-sulfur assembly component 2B; translation: MVGGGGMGGGLLENANPLIYERSGERPVTAGEEDEQVPDSIDAREIFDLIRSINDPEHPLTLEELNVVEQVRVQVSDPESTVAVAFTPTIPHCSMATLIGLSIKVKLLRSLPQRFKMDVHITPGTHASEHAVNKQLADKERVAAALENTHLLEVVNQCLSARS